In Microbacterium maritypicum, the following are encoded in one genomic region:
- a CDS encoding alpha-N-arabinofuranosidase: MSQARITIDRDFTIADVPRRLFGSFVEHMGRCVYTGIYEPGHPQADERGFRQDVLALVKEMGPTVVRYPGGNFVSGYRWEDGVGPVEDRPVRIDGAWHTIETNAFGLHEFMDWAKEADVEVMEAVNLGTRGVEEARALVEYANHPGGTYWSDLRRKNGAEQPFDIKLWCLGNELDGPWQIGGKTATEYGRLAQESAKAMRLVDPSIELVAVGSSGRTMPTFGTWEHTVLTHAYDEVDFISMHAYYQEHDGDAESFLAESVDMDAFIEGVIATIDAVKASGKHTKQIDISFDEWNVWDQVKYNDVEAKEIEKAGWRQHPRLIEDTYSVTDAVVVGTLLNSLLRHGDRVKIANQAQLVNVIAPIRSEENGPAWRQTSFWPFERMARLAKGRILRLAVSAPQIETKRYGGVDAVDAAATWDEATGRVVVFVANRSLDESSDLTIDLHGLGDLRVVTAETLTIPEGGDRHTSNLETTPDSVHMVPLGAAEVVDGAVRATLPPLSWSVIELDVARA, translated from the coding sequence ATGTCTCAGGCCCGCATCACCATCGACCGCGACTTCACGATCGCCGACGTCCCCCGGAGGCTCTTCGGCTCGTTCGTCGAGCACATGGGGCGCTGCGTCTACACCGGCATCTACGAGCCGGGGCACCCGCAGGCCGACGAGCGCGGTTTCCGGCAGGACGTGCTGGCGCTCGTGAAGGAGATGGGACCGACCGTGGTCCGCTACCCCGGCGGCAACTTCGTCTCGGGCTACCGCTGGGAGGACGGCGTCGGCCCGGTCGAGGACCGGCCGGTGCGCATCGACGGCGCCTGGCACACGATCGAGACGAACGCCTTCGGCCTGCACGAGTTCATGGACTGGGCGAAGGAGGCGGATGTCGAGGTGATGGAGGCCGTCAACCTCGGCACCCGCGGCGTCGAGGAGGCGCGCGCGCTCGTCGAGTACGCCAACCACCCCGGCGGCACGTACTGGTCGGACCTGCGCCGCAAGAACGGCGCCGAGCAGCCCTTCGACATCAAGCTGTGGTGCCTGGGCAACGAGCTGGACGGCCCCTGGCAGATCGGCGGCAAGACCGCGACCGAGTACGGGCGGCTCGCCCAGGAGTCCGCCAAGGCGATGCGTCTGGTCGACCCGTCGATCGAGCTCGTCGCCGTCGGCTCGTCGGGGCGGACGATGCCGACGTTCGGCACCTGGGAGCACACGGTGCTCACCCACGCCTACGACGAGGTCGACTTCATCTCGATGCACGCGTACTACCAGGAGCACGACGGCGACGCCGAGTCGTTCCTCGCCGAGTCCGTCGACATGGACGCGTTCATCGAGGGTGTCATCGCCACGATCGACGCGGTCAAGGCGTCCGGCAAGCACACGAAGCAGATCGACATCTCGTTCGACGAGTGGAACGTGTGGGACCAGGTGAAGTACAACGACGTCGAGGCGAAGGAGATCGAGAAGGCCGGATGGCGTCAGCATCCGCGACTCATCGAGGACACGTACTCGGTGACGGATGCCGTCGTGGTCGGCACCCTGCTCAACAGCTTGCTGCGGCACGGTGACCGCGTGAAGATCGCCAACCAGGCGCAGCTCGTGAACGTGATCGCCCCGATCCGCTCGGAGGAGAACGGTCCGGCCTGGCGGCAGACGAGCTTCTGGCCGTTCGAGCGGATGGCTCGGCTCGCGAAGGGCCGCATCCTGCGCCTCGCGGTGTCGGCTCCGCAGATCGAGACGAAGCGCTACGGCGGGGTCGACGCTGTCGACGCGGCGGCGACCTGGGACGAGGCGACCGGACGGGTGGTCGTGTTCGTCGCGAACCGCTCACTCGACGAGTCGAGCGATCTGACGATCGACCTGCACGGACTCGGCGACCTGCGCGTGGTCACCGCCGAGACCCTGACGATCCCCGAGGGTGGCGACCGCCACACGTCGAACCTCGAGACCACGCCCGACAGCGTGCACATGGTGCCGCTCGGGGCCGCCGAGGTCGTCGACGGCGCCGTGCGCGCGACGCTGCCGCCGCTGTCGTGGTCGGTCATCGAGCTCGACGTCGCTCGGGCCTGA